From the Esox lucius isolate fEsoLuc1 chromosome 21, fEsoLuc1.pri, whole genome shotgun sequence genome, one window contains:
- the rbis gene encoding ribosomal biogenesis factor isoform X2, which yields MAKNKQKGKKQTNVFRVTNKQAKKNKAKPVTSTLKHITAGKKEKTESLNKIFTEVQRDVNSLSKCTAPKPKQPTQVVCKAPKEPADVDNAAQMFSQL from the exons ATGGCGAAGAATAAACAAAAAGGCAAAAAGCAGACGAATGTTTTCCGAGTGACAAACAAACAAGCCAAAAAGAATAAAGCAAAACCTGTCACTTCAACTCTCAAACAC ATAACTGCAGGGAAGAAAGAGAAGACGGAGagcctgaataaaatatttacagaagtCCAAAGGGATGTCAATAGTTTATCGAAATGCACAGCTCCAAAGCCCAAACAGCCAACACAG GTTGTCTGTAAAGCACCAAAGGAACCTGCAGATGTGGACAATGCTGCCCAGATGTTCTCTCAGCTGTAG
- the rbis gene encoding ribosomal biogenesis factor isoform X1, with protein MKQIMAKNKQKGKKQTNVFRVTNKQAKKNKAKPVTSTLKHITAGKKEKTESLNKIFTEVQRDVNSLSKCTAPKPKQPTQVVCKAPKEPADVDNAAQMFSQL; from the exons CAAATCATGGCGAAGAATAAACAAAAAGGCAAAAAGCAGACGAATGTTTTCCGAGTGACAAACAAACAAGCCAAAAAGAATAAAGCAAAACCTGTCACTTCAACTCTCAAACAC ATAACTGCAGGGAAGAAAGAGAAGACGGAGagcctgaataaaatatttacagaagtCCAAAGGGATGTCAATAGTTTATCGAAATGCACAGCTCCAAAGCCCAAACAGCCAACACAG GTTGTCTGTAAAGCACCAAAGGAACCTGCAGATGTGGACAATGCTGCCCAGATGTTCTCTCAGCTGTAG